The following proteins are encoded in a genomic region of Dyadobacter sp. UC 10:
- a CDS encoding helix-turn-helix domain-containing protein codes for MKLYIKNMVCDRCKRVVREELTGLGLELLSVGLGEVETVGEIEAQKLTEVRAVLESNGFELLDDRRLALVEHMKTLIIEEIQNLKGQKPSQMNFSDFLSEKMGYEYSYLSTLFSSETGQTIEQYIIAQKVEKLKEWLSYNELTLSEMAWRLSYSSTAHLSNQFKKVTGMTPGEFKKSAMTRKTLDAIGN; via the coding sequence ATGAAGTTATATATTAAAAATATGGTTTGCGACCGCTGTAAGCGGGTCGTTCGGGAAGAATTGACTGGGCTGGGGCTTGAACTTTTGTCAGTCGGACTGGGTGAGGTGGAGACCGTCGGGGAAATAGAGGCGCAAAAACTGACGGAAGTCAGGGCTGTGCTGGAAAGCAATGGTTTTGAACTGCTCGACGATCGCAGACTTGCACTGGTAGAGCATATGAAAACATTGATCATTGAGGAAATCCAAAACCTGAAAGGTCAGAAACCTTCACAAATGAATTTTTCAGATTTTTTATCCGAGAAAATGGGCTACGAATATTCCTACCTCAGCACCCTGTTCTCTTCCGAAACCGGGCAGACCATTGAGCAATACATTATCGCCCAAAAAGTGGAAAAGCTGAAAGAATGGCTTTCATATAATGAACTCACTTTGAGCGAAATGGCCTGGCGACTTTCTTATAGCAGCACCGCGCATTTAAGTAATCAGTTTAAAAAAGTAACCGGCATGACGCCGGGGGAATTTAAGAAAAGTGCGATGACCAGAAAGACGCTAGACGCGATTGGAAACTGA
- a CDS encoding TonB-dependent receptor: protein MKTYLAALLCLLTISASAQRITGSVNEQVPNSTRLSPISGANVYWAGTTQAASTDTSGRFIIPRSAQSNLLVVTFVGFKNDTIKVTGESELQVVLQNDQTLDEVTVRSGAGSIDRLSPHQTEIITTRALAKAACCNLSESFETNASISVSYSDAVTGSKQIQMLGLSGTYIQTSVENIPSLRGLASTFGLNFIPGTWVQSIDIGKGAGSVVNGYESMTGQINVELQKPDTEEKLYLNTYVNNFGRAELNLNLAHQINKKWSTSLLTHGSTLKNRIDKNGDNFLDLPLYSQINAINRWKYQDEKWMAQFGVKALAEDRMGGQQDFKREMRGSTDVYGFGAKINRYEFFSKIARLFPEQPYKGLGLIVNASVHDSKSYFGVNNYDGKQKTIYANLIYQSIIGNTNHAYKTGLSYLLDNYDERYRNLSLVRNESVPGAFFEYTYNNLDKFVLVAGGRVDFHNLYGTQWTPRLHLKYSLTDQTTLRASVGTGFRVSNPLAEYYGNLVSSREVFFREPIRPEKSWNYGASLTQDFTIGDMKGNLIVDYYRTNFENQLVADLEDPRFIRFYNLEGKAFANSFQSEVNLTPIKRFELKLAYRLFDVKQSIRNLYDQNVLLPRMMVSRDRVLFNAGYALPYDKWKFDFTVQWNGKKRIPYMGSVPDHHVPDNLNSTIAPSFYNLNAQITRTFPKWDVYLGGENLANFRQKNPIIGADQPFGEHFDAGMAWGPVVGRMIYAGLRYKIIR from the coding sequence ATGAAAACCTATTTGGCAGCATTACTCTGTCTGCTCACTATTTCCGCCTCGGCCCAGCGTATTACCGGCTCCGTGAACGAGCAGGTACCCAATTCCACCCGGCTGAGCCCGATTTCCGGCGCAAACGTATATTGGGCCGGCACTACTCAGGCCGCCTCAACGGACACATCGGGACGCTTCATTATTCCGAGATCCGCACAGTCCAATCTTTTAGTAGTCACTTTTGTGGGCTTCAAAAATGATACGATTAAAGTAACCGGAGAAAGCGAATTGCAGGTTGTTTTACAAAATGACCAGACGCTAGACGAAGTTACAGTACGTAGCGGCGCGGGCAGCATCGACAGACTTTCCCCGCATCAAACCGAAATCATTACTACCCGTGCACTTGCGAAAGCGGCGTGTTGTAACCTTTCCGAAAGTTTTGAAACCAATGCATCCATTTCCGTTTCTTACAGCGATGCAGTGACAGGCTCTAAGCAAATTCAAATGCTTGGATTGAGTGGTACCTATATTCAAACCAGTGTAGAAAACATTCCTTCGCTGCGGGGGCTCGCCTCTACTTTCGGGCTCAATTTCATTCCCGGAACGTGGGTTCAGTCCATTGATATCGGTAAAGGCGCAGGTTCTGTGGTAAACGGATATGAGTCGATGACGGGGCAGATCAATGTGGAGCTGCAAAAACCCGATACCGAGGAAAAGCTCTACCTGAATACCTACGTCAATAATTTTGGCCGGGCAGAGCTAAACCTGAACCTCGCGCACCAGATCAACAAAAAATGGAGTACCAGCCTCCTGACCCATGGCAGTACGCTGAAAAACAGGATCGACAAGAACGGCGACAATTTTCTGGACCTGCCGCTTTACAGCCAGATCAATGCGATCAACCGCTGGAAATATCAGGACGAAAAATGGATGGCGCAGTTTGGCGTGAAAGCGCTGGCAGAAGATAGAATGGGTGGCCAGCAGGATTTCAAACGCGAAATGCGGGGAAGTACAGATGTTTATGGTTTCGGTGCAAAAATCAACCGTTATGAGTTTTTCTCAAAGATTGCACGACTATTTCCCGAGCAGCCTTACAAAGGGCTGGGCCTGATCGTAAATGCTTCCGTTCACGATTCAAAGTCCTATTTTGGAGTAAATAATTATGATGGAAAGCAAAAAACGATTTACGCAAACCTGATCTATCAATCCATTATCGGCAATACCAATCACGCTTACAAAACAGGATTGAGCTATTTGCTTGACAATTATGATGAACGTTATCGCAATCTTTCCCTGGTAAGGAACGAGTCGGTGCCGGGTGCGTTTTTCGAATACACTTACAATAATCTTGACAAGTTTGTGCTTGTCGCTGGCGGCCGGGTTGACTTCCATAATCTTTACGGAACGCAATGGACGCCGCGCCTGCATTTGAAATATAGTCTGACCGATCAGACTACCCTGCGCGCGTCGGTCGGCACAGGTTTCCGGGTTTCCAATCCGCTGGCTGAATATTACGGCAATCTGGTCAGCTCGCGGGAAGTGTTTTTCAGAGAACCAATCAGGCCGGAAAAAAGCTGGAATTACGGTGCAAGTTTAACGCAGGATTTCACAATAGGCGATATGAAGGGAAATCTGATCGTGGATTACTATCGGACCAATTTTGAAAATCAGCTGGTAGCCGACCTTGAAGACCCGCGATTCATTCGCTTCTACAACCTCGAAGGAAAAGCATTTGCCAATAGTTTTCAGTCGGAAGTGAATCTGACGCCGATTAAGCGCTTCGAGCTGAAACTTGCGTATCGTTTGTTTGACGTGAAGCAATCGATCCGGAATCTGTACGACCAGAATGTGCTGCTTCCAAGGATGATGGTCAGCCGCGACCGGGTTTTGTTCAACGCCGGTTATGCATTGCCGTACGATAAATGGAAGTTTGATTTTACGGTTCAATGGAATGGTAAAAAGCGCATTCCTTACATGGGCAGCGTTCCCGACCATCATGTGCCAGATAACCTGAATTCGACTATTGCTCCTTCATTCTACAATCTGAATGCACAGATCACCCGGACTTTTCCTAAATGGGATGTATACCTGGGCGGCGAAAATCTGGCGAATTTCCGTCAAAAAAACCCAATCATAGGCGCAGACCAACCCTTTGGCGAGCATTTTGACGCGGGAATGGCCTGGGGTCCGGTAGTAGGGCGAATGATTTACGCCGGGTTGCGTTATAAGATTATCCGGTAA
- a CDS encoding class I SAM-dependent methyltransferase: MPKFKNITVAWYHSYFKGLPQVAWKLHQDEEYTDFEVDFLRDVLELKEGSQVLDILSGYGRHALPLAEAGCEMTCIDISVEYCDELTKVKTKRKLPVHVVCGDVLETDFGQGKFDTAYCLGNSLSFFPRQDMLGFFGKIAAAVKRGGHVALHTENLAESILPNFQVRNWMPVGDDIYYLAENEYRPEEGCIEAQQTFISDSQKVTHTVYQYIYTLAEISAMLESVDLKVVGTFGNLEADPFGLGDEQLYLIAVKK, encoded by the coding sequence TTGCCAAAATTCAAAAACATCACAGTGGCCTGGTATCACAGTTATTTTAAAGGTTTGCCCCAAGTTGCCTGGAAACTTCACCAGGACGAAGAATATACCGATTTTGAAGTTGATTTCCTGCGGGATGTACTGGAACTGAAAGAAGGTAGCCAGGTGCTGGATATCCTGTCAGGCTACGGTCGCCACGCGCTTCCGCTGGCGGAAGCGGGCTGTGAAATGACCTGCATTGATATTTCCGTGGAGTATTGCGATGAGCTTACGAAAGTAAAAACAAAGCGAAAGCTGCCGGTTCATGTAGTTTGCGGCGATGTCCTGGAAACTGATTTCGGCCAGGGGAAATTTGATACGGCTTATTGTCTGGGCAACAGCCTTAGCTTCTTCCCAAGGCAGGATATGCTCGGGTTTTTCGGCAAAATAGCTGCGGCTGTGAAACGAGGCGGTCACGTCGCATTGCATACCGAAAACCTGGCGGAAAGTATCCTGCCAAACTTTCAGGTCCGCAACTGGATGCCCGTCGGAGATGATATTTATTACCTAGCAGAAAATGAATATCGCCCAGAAGAAGGATGCATTGAGGCGCAGCAGACATTTATTTCGGACTCCCAAAAAGTGACCCATACTGTGTACCAGTACATTTATACGCTGGCCGAAATCTCCGCAATGCTCGAATCGGTTGATTTAAAGGTAGTCGGTACTTTTGGAAATCTCGAAGCCGATCCGTTTGGATTGGGCGACGAGCAGCTCTATCTGATTGCAGTGAAAAAATAA
- a CDS encoding DUF6691 family protein yields MQRADESFTGKVKYLVVGLLFGVVFVKAEIISWFRIQEMFRLDSFHMYGVIGSAVIVGLVSVFLIKKLNIKTLSGEIVHIQDKVFQKGQIYGGLMFGIGWAITGACPGPLFAQIGSGYLAVIVTLLSAIAGTWTYGLLRPKLPH; encoded by the coding sequence ATGCAGCGAGCTGACGAATCGTTTACCGGAAAGGTCAAATATTTGGTCGTTGGGCTACTCTTCGGGGTCGTATTTGTAAAGGCTGAGATCATCTCCTGGTTTCGCATTCAGGAAATGTTCCGCCTTGATTCGTTCCACATGTACGGCGTGATCGGCTCTGCTGTGATAGTCGGGTTGGTGTCTGTTTTTTTAATTAAAAAACTGAATATCAAAACCTTGTCAGGGGAAATTGTGCATATTCAGGACAAGGTTTTTCAAAAAGGGCAGATATATGGTGGACTGATGTTCGGCATTGGCTGGGCGATTACCGGCGCCTGCCCCGGGCCACTCTTCGCGCAGATCGGCAGCGGATACCTGGCTGTGATCGTCACATTGCTCAGCGCGATCGCGGGTACGTGGACTTACGGTTTGCTACGCCCTAAATTGCCACATTAA
- a CDS encoding YeeE/YedE family protein, protein MNELLNTLRQPWPWYVAGPLIGLTVPVLLLLGNKSFGISSSLRHMCAAIIPANISFFKYNWRKEAWNLFFVAGIALGGFLATFLLANPDRVIVSEQTQAALIPLGISDFSGLMPAEIFSTDYMMSLKGLIFLVLGGFLVGFGTRYAGGCTSGHAIMGLSNLQWPSLVATVSFMAGGFLCTHLLLPLLLQIVK, encoded by the coding sequence ATGAACGAGCTACTTAATACATTGCGACAGCCCTGGCCGTGGTATGTCGCAGGGCCGCTGATCGGCCTTACTGTGCCGGTTTTATTGCTTTTGGGAAACAAGTCATTTGGTATATCCTCCTCGCTCCGGCATATGTGTGCGGCTATTATCCCGGCCAATATTTCTTTTTTTAAATACAATTGGCGCAAAGAAGCATGGAACCTGTTTTTCGTGGCAGGAATCGCATTGGGCGGATTTCTGGCGACCTTCCTGCTGGCAAACCCTGATCGGGTGATCGTTTCAGAACAAACGCAGGCTGCGTTAATCCCGCTCGGAATTTCGGATTTTTCAGGATTAATGCCTGCGGAAATTTTTTCGACAGACTATATGATGTCGCTTAAAGGATTGATATTTCTCGTTCTGGGAGGATTTCTGGTGGGTTTTGGGACAAGGTATGCGGGCGGCTGTACTTCCGGCCACGCCATTATGGGGCTTTCCAATTTGCAGTGGCCTTCGCTCGTAGCGACGGTCAGTTTTATGGCAGGAGGCTTTTTATGTACACATTTGCTATTGCCTTTACTCCTGCAAATCGTGAAGTAA
- a CDS encoding heavy metal-binding domain-containing protein produces MITKALLAVTLFLIFGCSGNSEQTKEQTTEVKSTQVAAYSCPMQCEGDKTYSDSGKCPVCKMELQEVAFQGADSVKHQH; encoded by the coding sequence ATGATAACAAAAGCACTTTTAGCCGTAACCCTTTTTCTGATATTCGGCTGCTCCGGAAATTCTGAACAAACGAAGGAGCAAACGACGGAAGTTAAGTCAACCCAAGTTGCTGCATATAGCTGTCCAATGCAATGTGAAGGTGACAAAACCTATTCTGACAGCGGCAAATGTCCGGTTTGCAAAATGGAGTTACAGGAAGTGGCGTTCCAGGGCGCAGACTCCGTAAAACACCAGCATTAA
- a CDS encoding heavy-metal-associated domain-containing protein, protein MKTTILSLITILFLGINTVFASGEDREVKIKTSAVCEMCKARIERNLGLSKGVKGSNLNLDDKVITVKYNPNKTTPEAIKATIINTGYDADNQLANQKAHDKLPSCCRKTAAPH, encoded by the coding sequence ATGAAAACAACCATTCTTTCACTGATTACGATCCTGTTCTTAGGGATCAATACAGTATTTGCCTCGGGGGAGGACAGGGAGGTAAAAATAAAGACTTCGGCTGTGTGCGAAATGTGCAAAGCGCGCATTGAGCGCAATCTCGGACTTTCAAAAGGCGTGAAAGGATCCAATTTAAACCTTGACGATAAGGTAATTACAGTTAAATACAACCCGAACAAAACCACGCCTGAGGCAATCAAAGCGACGATCATAAATACTGGTTACGACGCTGATAACCAGCTCGCAAACCAGAAAGCGCACGATAAACTTCCAAGCTGCTGCCGCAAAACCGCCGCACCGCATTAA